A single Aspergillus chevalieri M1 DNA, chromosome 3, nearly complete sequence DNA region contains:
- a CDS encoding uncharacterized protein (COG:S;~EggNog:ENOG410PSYC) — MLNQTLVHIAAPSSLHDDCRYRAQADAILQTFYHDKKETVHDENSLPHDPPLAPARLAPDSFDSPVSVIPESPLGKRPSPPLSPEQPNKRRHADSQPDTQEEEEEQHEIKPPLSIHPPPPPIASTPFTTHITPTLSLLANRLNLARTFVPAHQARPLHLLERGYWWLRLRLRDPALNSRYPRPSDRGWNARWSGATTTSTTATNSSIADANNPTRAGARADSNTWDRELFTRFWAFLSDLIAKEGRAGWGVWCILERESEPEVEAEFESGGADRDLFPDRGHDHRPTPHPPDNATTTTNPSAGNFVLKVYTWGEVAPHVYLLLYLASERRIRGMGTQWRDASEAVVIQMA; from the coding sequence ATGTTGAATCAAACCCTCGTCCACATTGCCGCCCCCAGTTCCCTTCACGACGACTGCCGCTATCGAGCTCAAGCCGACGCCATTCTCCAGACCTTCTACCATGACAAGAAGGAGACTGTCCACGACGAGAATAGTCTCCCGCATGATCCTCCCCTCGCACCTGCACGATTAGCTCCCGACTCCTTCGATAGTCCGGTCTCTGTCATCCCCGAATCGCCACTGGGTAAACGGCCATCACCACCATTATCACCAGAACAACCCAACAAAAGACGCCATGCAGACTCCCAACCAGACacgcaagaagaagaagaagaacaacatGAAATAAAACCCCCCCTCAGCAtccacccaccaccaccccccATTGCCTCAACCCCCTTCACCACTCACATCACACccaccctctccctcctcgccaACCGCCTCAATCTCGCCCGGACGTTTGTCCCGGCGCACCAGGCCCGCCCGCTCCACCTCCTCGAACGGGGTTATTGGTGGCTTCGCCTGCGTTTGCGCGACCCGGCGCTGAACTCCCGTTATCCCCGGCCTTCGGATCGGGGCTGGAACGCCCGATGGTCCGGTGCTACTACTACTAGCACTACTGCTACTAATAGTAGTATTGCGGATGCAAATAATCCTACAAGAGCGGGTGCGCGTGCGGATTCAAATACCTGGGACAGGGAACTGTTCACTCGCTTTTGGGCTTTTTTATCCGATCTCATTGCCAAAGAAGGGCGCGCGGGATGGGGTGTGTGGTGTATTCTCGAGCGAGAATCAGAGCCAGAGGTAGAGGCCGAGTTCGAGTCAGGAGGAGCAGATCGAGATCTGTTTCCAGATCGGGGGCATGATCACCGTCCTACTCCTCATCCACCGGATAACGCTACAACCACCACTAACCCGTCTGCTGGAAATTTTGTGTTGAAGGTGTATACATGGGGCGAAGTCGCGCCTCATGTATATTTGTTGTTGTATCTTGCTAGTGAGCGCCGGATCCGGGGGATGGGTACGCAGTGGCGCGATGCGTCCGAGGCGGTTGTTATTCAGATGGCTTGA